Proteins found in one Strigops habroptila isolate Jane chromosome W, bStrHab1.2.pri, whole genome shotgun sequence genomic segment:
- the LOC115619291 gene encoding AKT-interacting protein-like, with the protein MNPFWSMSTSSVHKRSDAEEKTLSGELRTSPLQASTKKQLPSIPKNAVPITKPASPATSSQSTDGTHASYGPFYLEYSLLAEFTLVVKQKLPGVYVQPSYQSALMWFGVIFIRHGLYQDGVFKFTVYIPDNYPDGDCPRLVFDLPVFHPLVDPLSGELDVKRAFAKWRRNHNHIWQVLMYARRVFYKIDTTTPLNPEAAVLYEKDIHLFKSKVVDSVKLCSSHLFDQAKIEDPYAIINQDFKNIS; encoded by the exons ATGAACCCTTTCTGGAGCATGTCTACGAGTTCCGTGCACAAG AGATCTGATGCTGAAGAGAAAACTTTGAGCGGAGAGCTGCGAACCAGTCCTCTACAAGCCTCTACAAAGAAACAGTTGCCTTCTATTCCAAAGAATGCTGTGCCAATAACCAAGCCTGCTTCACCTGCCACGTCATCCCAGTCAACAGATGGAACACATGCTTCTTATGGGCCATTTTATTTGGAGTATTCCCTCCTTGCAGAATT TACCTTGGTTGTAAAGCAGAAATTGCCAGGTGTCTACGTGCAGCCATCTTACCAATCAGCATTAA TGTGGTTTGGTGTAATATTCATAAGACATGGGCTCTACCAGGATGGTGTGTTTAAATTTACTGTCTATATTCCTGATAATTACCCAGATGGAGACTGTCCG CGCTTGGTTTTTGATCTGCCTGTCTTCCATCCGCTAGTAGATCCTTTATCTGGTGAACTGGATGTGAAAAGAGCATTTGCAAAATGGAG gCGAAATCATAATCACATATGGCAAGTATTAATGTATGCTCGCAGAGTCTTCTACAAGATTGATACAACTACTCCTCTGAACCCTGAGGCTGCAGTGTT GTATGAAAAAGATATTCATCTATTCAAAAGTAAAGTGGTAGACAGTGTCAAACTATGCAGCAGTCATTTATTTGACCAGGCCAAAATAGAGGATCCCTATGCAATCAT CAACCAAGACTTTAAAAACATCTCA